agcctGTATCTCTCCCTAACATTTAGTATATGTAATGTATAAGATATcacatatttgtataaatatatacccTCCAGTAGAGCTAGGAAGGCAGGAACCTGTGTTCTCCACTGTATGTCCTGTCCTCCAGCGGCACCTGGTCTATTTGTCTTTGTTGACTACATGAGCTTACCTGCCTTCCTGTAGATAAACATTTCCTTTACTGTGTCTATAAGTAAATTGGCCTTTACAGCCTTCTGCCAGAAACAACACCTTTATCAAGGTATCCACCCCAGACTCCCTGTTCAGAGAAATTTCAATTGTCTTTTTTTcagtaataacattttaatacaaGCAATTCTCTAGTGGGTATAAGCAATTTGATTCCATTCTGTTTATTCCTCCCTGGCTCCAATCAGGTCTTTTGGGAATATGTCCTCGTTTAGTGTCTTTCCCGGATAGTTAAACCTTCAGCTATGAGAAGGCAGCTAAATAAAGGTCCTTGAATCTGACAGAGTTTACCCTGTGGTCCTCAAAAAGAGCTTTAGGAGCCCAAAGCTTCAGACTGAGTGcctcaaataaaatgaaacaattttacAGGAGAAACAGTACAAAGAAAGACCGTTAAACTCTCAGCCATCTTTCTTATTACAAATGGTCATGACTCATTTTGCTGCGGATCTGTGAAAGGCAGAATAATGGGTCCTAAAAATGTTCACATTCGAATCCCTGAACCTGTGAATATTACACTTTGCATGGCACTTTTGCAGATGGATGTGATTAAAGTTAAGGACCCTGACATGGGGGAGATTAGCGTGTGTTATGCAGGTGGGTCCAATCCAATCACTCGAGCCCTTAAAAGGAAGAAGAGCTTTCCTGGCTGTAGAGAACGGGACAAATGGTGTTGCAGATTTTAAAGACGGAAGAAGGGCCTTCAAGAAGCTGGAGAAGTCAAAAGAAATTCTCCCCTGgaacctccagaaaggaatgcaggcCGCCCAGcactttgattttagcccagtgagacccatacCACGTTTCTGATTTACAGAACTAtatgataataaatttgtgttgttttaagcactAAGTTTTTGATGAGGTGTTACAGCAGCAAGGAAAACTAATAGGGTATCTTATTCTGATTATAGCTTTTCTATTAGCTTtgcttataagcaacagaaagCAAGTTGCGTTTCCTTCAGCAAACAAACCAAGCTTTTCAGGAAGCCTACAGTGTCTCTGGGAACCCAAGACAGGACAGCAGTGGAGCTGCAGAAAGGTTGTACTACCAGAATGAAAGCTGCTGCCCTCAGcatccttcctctgcccttttttttttctttgccttcccacccccccatctgtttcatttttttctttccgtAAATAGGGCATAAAGTGTAAGAAGGCTGCTACTTAGGGCATAAAGTGTAAGAAGGCTGAGCCCCAGTTtccacctgcttctctttcttcaccAGACcagtcagctcaggctgtgacTAGAATCTTGTTCTCAATTCCAAATCCCAGGGAAGGAACCCTGTTACAGGTTGAATAGTGTTTCTCGTTCCTCCCTTCTAACCCCCTCAGTACCTCAGATTGTGACTTcccttggaaatagggtcattgcagttgcaattagttaagatgaggtcatactggaataGGATGGGCCCTTATTCCAACaggactggtgtctttataagaggaaactggggggcacctgggtgactcagtgggttaagcctctgccttcagctcaggacatgatccaaggtcatgggatcaagacccgcatcaagctttctgctcggcggggagcctgcttctctctctctctctctctgcctgcctctctgcctacttgtgatctctctctctctctctctgtcaaataaataaataaaatcttaaaaaaaaagaagaagaagaggaggaaattgggacacagacacagagggaagactaacacatgaagatggaggcagaggttggagtAAAGCTGCCACAATCCAAGGAATGCCAGCCAAGGCTACAGCTCTGGAGGCTTaactagaagctggaagaggcaagagaaGATCCTCCCCTAGAGGTGCCAGGAGGAGCATGGCCCTACCAGCCCTTGATTTTAaacttccggcctccagaactgtgaaatgataagtttctgttgttttaagccacccagtttggggCTCTTTGTTATAGTAGCCCTGGCAAAATAATGCAGTGCCTATGACTGATCCAGTTAGCTCTGTCAGGGAGACCATGTCTTCCAGTACAAATATGCTTCCTTAAGACTCACCCCTACCCCTATGGCTTGAGGGGGATATAGGGGGCCAATTTCCAAAGAAGGAAGAACCACTGTGAACTTGGCCCGAGCAATGAAAAGCTCTCCACTCTCGCCCCCGACAGCTGGGATCAATatgatattccattttttttttgtttgtttgtttgtttgttttgctttaattatGTTACTCTCTGGAATGCAACTAGTATGTGTGACAGATGACTCTCAGTTACTTCTTTCTCATACCATAATCTACTTGTCCTGACATTATTAGTGATCACCCCTTCCTCTCACCACTGTGTTTATTAGTCAGTGAGTACTGATGGTTGAAAATGTTTCTGGAGTATCTATGCTCTTCCAATCATCTGACTGATTTACCAGGTTCCTGGTGTGGTGGTCAGAAGGCTTAACTTCTGATATAAATTCTAGAGTCTGGTTACTCCCCACTTTATCCCCTTCTCTAAGTGTTTTATCTATGGCAGTTTGGAATATTTAATTACTCTTAACTTGTTTTTGTGAGGAGAGAGTACGGTTTACAAAATGTTCCTGACCTCTTTAGAGTAATGGCCTAGGGGAACTCTTCCGGTTCCAGGGGAaccgaaagaaagaaagaagttttctGTGTCCCCTTTTTGAAACTGGTCCCTGACCCTGTTAACATATCTGCTCTTTGGGATGAGGACATGTCAGAAAATACCATATTAAAGGACCCTCATATTAAACTTGTAATAAACATGTGCCAAACACACAGTAAGCGCTCAATCAATGTTAGTCAATTTTTAGAACCAAGGCCAGACAACGCCCACCTCAAGCTCTTGCCAATAATCAACAATAGCTCATTCCTAGATTTCCCCACCTTAAGAGATACATGAGAGTGAGAAGGGAGTGTCCTAGGCTGAATAATGACCACCCCAAAATGTCCATACCTTCATTCCTGGAACCTATGTGTTTATTACCTtacagaggaaaaggaaccttATAGATGTGCTTCAATTAAGACTCTTAAAATTGAAGATTATTCTGGATAACCTGGGTAGGCTCAATATAATCAGAGGGACACAGGggagtcagagtcagagaaaaagaaggtgTGACCATAGAAGCAGAGGCTGATATATTCTGAAGATGAAAACAGGGGCCAGACAAACAGCCTCTAGAAGTTGATAAATGGATCCTCTAGGGCCCTCAGAAGGAACTCAGCTCTGATGatgccttgattttagcccagtgagacccatttcagatttctgacttccagaactgtaagataacaaatttgtattgttttaaatttgaggtaatttgttacagcagcaataggaaacaaaTTCAGAGGCAATCATTATTTCATGGAACATTCTGCAAAATTTGCACTCTTGGACTCAAAGTCCCTGTTTACATAGTTGGGTTTGAGGCCCCCAGACCTAGCAGTACTGTTCTTGCCACCTGGCCCCAGCCAGATTTTCACCAACCTTCAggcctttctctccacatccgtCCATCTGGTCTGATCTCCACCACCCCAAGAATTTTCTTCTATTCACCCACCTCTGGGGCCTAGATCTTTGAGACTAGGGTTATTAGAAACCGAAATCCAGgcagcaaattaaaatgaaacgTGAAATACCAatgagaaactatttttaaaattggggcaTTTTCTCTCCCAGCATCAGGCTAAAGAGAAattaggcttgagaaactgagaaCCAGAGACACTGAGAAATGAATCTAGCTGAGAATGATGAACTGCGATGTCAGCTCCTGAACTTTTACTAAAGGCCCTTCAAGGCCTTGGACTTGGGCAGAAATTCCTGACCCTCTTGTTCCAGCCCAGGAAGCTACAGACGATGAGACTTGAGTAAGAGTATAGTTCGGAGGTAAGCagtctggatttgaattctggttTCACAGACCACCATTCCTGTTCCCCTATTCTAAGAGGCTCCAGATGAGCCTCTTGCCAGGCGAGCTCCTCCAAGCCGGTGTGAACTGGGGAAGTGCGTCACCCCAACCCCTAACCCAAACGACGCTCCGCGtcaccaaaagaaaaagtaaaaaatgctttataaaatgtATCTTGGACACAAAGAAAGCGCgttttcctcttctctcagaATAAAAGGcccttacttttaatttttttatttgtgacgattttattttttttctttcagttgtgTTACTAGCTGGAGCTAAACATTGGCAGGGGCCCCAGGCGGCTGCTGGAAAGGCGCCCTCCCAGGAGCAGAAGGCTCGTTTAGAAGAAactgggggcggggagagaactCGCGACTCGGTCTCCCCAGCGCGGTAGGGACTTTTTCGAGTCTTTCTCCGGCCAGGCCAAAGCTCCTAGGCTGAGACCCCCGCCAGCAGAGCGCAGCCAGGAGACTTCGGGGAACACAAACAGCAGAGGTGCGTCCGGGAGCCTGCAACCACCCCTTTGCAACCCAGCTCCTCCCCGGCGGGGGGCGGAGGTGCCTGCTCCGGCCGCAGCGGGGGCGGGGACCACCCACAGCGCCGCgcagccccgcccctgccccgcccccgacGCGCCAGCCGGGCCTCCCGGCTAGCCGCCCTCGCACGCTTTTCAGGGCGTGAGCAAGCCCTGCGCCAGCCCGGCTGGGAATTTTTTACTCCGTGAAGTACGGCGGGCAGCGGTACCAGCTCCTTCAGATAAAGATGGAGGAGGGAGCTGAGTGGGTGAAGAGACGGCCTTCTTCCTCCTCGTTCCCCTCCCCGTCCCAGCAGAGACTGCTAGACTCTGATTTCCAGCTGTGTTCTTACCACCCAAAGTTTTGGGTAGACAATTTTAATTAAGTTTCGTTTGGGGAAAAATTAACATCAGGTTTTAGGATAACACTACGCCATTCCCAGGTCGGAACTGGGAACCTTTCGACCTAATTCAGACCAGAGAGGGTGGGGTTGCGGGAAGGGAGTAGTGCCTCTCTGGTCGAGGGAGATGGGGCGAGGGATGGGGCCCGGGAGGCATTGTGATGTTTAGGGGAGTCTCCAGTCCCCACCTGGAAGGAGGGCCCACCCGCTGCGcccttctacccctccccttcTAGTTGCCAGAATGGAAAATTCATGGAGTCCAATTTAGCGCAGGTCAACAAACTTTTATTGCCACTTCTGGCTCCCCCGCCCCAGCAAGATCCCTGCTTCTAACACTGTAGAAATACTGAGCTTTGGTGCAGGGTaatgggggcggggtgggggatgtTAATCGTGCCTCCTCAGCGTACTGCCAAGGAAGGTTAAAGAAACCCCACTTGCTggagagggagggccagaggggagGAATTCAAGGACACAAATGGCTCAGTCCCACCTCTGCTGGCTGCAGAGTATAAGGACCGTGgttccaaacattttaaaaaggggtggagtgggggagagggatgaaTTTGGCTGCTGTTGTACCCCTTGCCTTTGCTGCCACGTTTCCATGGAAATGAGGGAGGAACAGGATGTAGTTCACTTTGACTACCTGGGAGGATGGCAGGGCAGCATTTAGTAAACATATCGCCTTCCACTCCTACCCAACACATACAACTCACTGCCTGTtccactcccttcccttctggAGCTGGTATCATACCAACTGGACTCCAGGTAGGGCTGTTAGCGTCCACTCTCCAGCCAGGTCTTGCTGGCAACAGATGGAATCAGATTATGTCCAGGAGGCTCAGTAGCAGCCCTGGTAGGACCACTGGTTGTAGCACCTCGGTGAAAAGCAACACCTAGGACCCCCAAGACTCTGTGCAACCGATGTTCCCAAACATCTCTGcccagacaaaataaaacaaaagcaaaaaccataaACCCAAATGTGTATggttaaaaataatgcaaaataactCTAACGATGCCGAGGGCTAGGGTGGAGGAGAAGAGGATGGACAGCCTTCCTAGACTTGAGCCACCCGTGCACTCTGACTTCTGCTGGGCTGGAGCTGGGCTTCTCCCCACTGGGCTGTTGCTGGGGAACTGGAATCCAAATCTCCATTTGGTGCCGAGAGCTCTACCCACTGCTATTGGTTGATGACGCTTGCCTGTCGCCATAGTGAGGACATGCAGGATGGATTCTCAGTACCACGGATCAGCTCGGTGCTGCTGGTTGTACAACTGTAGCTTGATCTGATCTTTGATCTGATTCACAAGGATCTGGGACAGCAGGATTCCTACCAGCTGGAAGAGGCGAGATGGATTGGGCCCTCAGCAATGAGTGGTGTCTTTGTTTTCCCTGAATCAATCTTCCCAGTATGGTTAGCACCATCCCAATCCCCTGCTTCTTAGCAATGTCAGTGACTGACACCCTAGCTGGTCTCCAGGTGCCCTCCCCAAAACAAAGGAGTCTTTGCGGGGCTGTAGGACCCACGAGTCTTACGGGGTAAGTTACCTGGGGGATGGCCAGGCCCAGGGCTACACCACCAAGAAGGAAGAGGTTGCTGTGTATCCAGTTGACCAGTTTGTCAATACAGCCATTGGTATAGATGACGTTACTAGCCTCCAAGTAGTCAAGGGCCTGCATACCTTGGCCACACATGGTGTTGATCACTGCCTGGGGAAAGAGTTGAAAAGCCAAATGGAACTCCCACTCCCAAACTTTTTATTTCAGGCCCTCACCGATGGTCTTCCCACCCTTCCTAAATTCCTAAATTGGTGGGGAATATATGCGAAGGATCCTAACTTGGGAGTTGCTAAATACACACTTCCTTTCCTCTGGGAGATCTGAGTTCAATTCTCCTTACTTTAGAGACCTGCACCTTCTGAGTCCCTGTGTGGACcacaggagggaaaaggaaacagagccaTTAGATTGGGGTGAAAAGAAACATCTGGCAGCTGTCTTACAAGATTGATTGGTTAAGCTAGGGAATGGGGATTCCCCACAGTGGCTAATCTAGTCGGCAAGTAACTGAAACTGCTGCCCAGGAGGAAATGACGTGGGATGTAGGCTCACCTGGTTCGGGGTAGGCAAGCAACAGGAGTAAGGCACAGAGCAGCGCTCACGGCTGGGGTTGTCTTCTGAACAGTTGAAGTACATGTTCTGGGACCAGTCCCTATAGGAAATCCCTCCACAGCAGCTGAACTGCAACAAAACCCACCACAGAGGTTAAGAATCACCCAGTCCTCAGAGCAGCTGAAAGTCCGTGGCCAGCTTCCATTTATAAATTCAGGTTGTTTTTAAACCTTGAGCCAACATTTCTCAGTGGCCTTTCCCTTTATATGCCTTAGTTgtatatattgtttgtttttcatattcaACTAGGAACTTCTTGAGAGCAGTTTCTGCACAGGATAGAGGCTGCAAAAGAGAGTGTCTCAAAAACACTGGCTGAAATAATTAAAGGAttactgttaaaaatatttctttgaatacagagaaaacagaagagagtcTTCAATATCACAGGCCCATAATTACTCCTTGAAAGCACGTAGGATCCAAGTAAGTTGCACCAAGGGAAGGGGAACTCAGTACTGATCTCAAaagcacttttatttaaaattcaactttTGATTCATAGCGGCATGATTCACAATAGCTACACGGTGCAAGCGACCCAAGTGTGCATTAAAAGATGGATGAATTAACAAAATGTGGTAGATACATACAACAGAaggttattcagccttaaaagaagaaaactaacatGTCATACAATATGGATGAAATCTGGAAACAtgttaagtgagataagccagtcaCAACAGGACAAAGACTGTACGACTCCACTCATACGAGGTTCCTCGAGTGGTCAAATTGAGACAGAAAAGAGATTGTGGTTGtctgggagctggggcagggggaaatggggagttagtgGTTAATGGGTAGAGCTTCATTTGGGGAAgataaaaaaagttctggagagggATGTGGTGACGGATGTAAACAATGTGAAGGTCCTTGGTGCcacagatttatatatttaaaaaggttaaaatggtaaattttatattatgtacattttggcacaattttaaaaagttaacttttgaatagtaatatttaaaatctgcCCATTTCCTTATCCCCCCATAAGTAACCACTTAGAATAGTTTCTACATATCCTTGTAGATTCCTTTCataaatatgaatacatattctttcctctctctttttttacacACATGGTAGATTATTATATACACTActgctctgttttcttaaatgtaCTTTTAAAGCACTCTGCTATGTATGGTTTTTGCCAAGCCTCCTTCCAGAGTCCATTACCTGGCAGGTAATGAGGAAGCACTTAGGCCTGGAGGGTGAGGTGCGTATTAGGATGGTATTAACTTTTGCCTACAGCCTCTGAGACCACAGCTGACCTCCCCCCATTCCTCACCCATACCTTCTTCTGGCCAAAATCAATGAGGTTCTGTAGATCCAAGTCATCTCGGTAGTGCACAATGGCGTTATTGATGATCTCACTCACTTTCCCTCGTGCCTGCCAGAGACATGAGTAGGGAATCAGAACATGGGACTAATCCCTAACCCTTTTCTCCTGACTCCAATCAGGAATAACAGTAGACAGTGATCATACTTCTTCATTTCAGGCACCCTTGAAATTGGAACCAGGTCCTAGGTTGATGGCCAGTTCCAAAGCCCAACCATCCCTGGGCCCTCAGGTACCAGGAGGCAAGAGAACAAACACAGAACCTGCTGCTCCCGAAGAGCCACATTTTGAGATAATCCAAGATTTATTTACCTCTGAACACTATTACCACAAAATACTTGTTGATGCAAAGCAGAGAATCTAATACTTTTTTTAGTAAAGTGCTTCTAAAGCTGAGACACTGACCTCTAGTGGACAGAAGAGAATAGCACCTATTTCGACTCCAAACAAATCATTTTAGGATTTTCCTAAGCCAGAAGGACTAGGACATTCTGAATGAACTCAGTGGCTTCCCATTTCGTAGTTTCCACcatgctttcttccttcttcctctgctactTTTCTTAAAGTTTGTTGTCTATAGTCCAGTACTATCCCTGGCAATCATTTGCCCTTTGAGAAAGGAATTCTTGTTCTTAACTAAAAGGACTGTCCCTAAAGAGCAGATCACTTCCAGCTACGGTGAGCACGCTCAAAATCTCATttactttccctcttctttccttctgtttatcCCAATAAGCAATgtttagaggaaataaaagattCTTCATATTGTCTATGGTCTACTTGATAATTGTGCTTTACCCAATAATTTGCCATTAAAGTTTGCAGATTATTTTAACTTTGTGTTCATAGAATTTGTTTTCCTGTTGGCTTCTCAGACTATCAGAGGAAAACACCTTATGATCTGGAAATCCTGCTGAAATATGGTGATTTTAAAGGCCATTCGTTCACCCCTAAGGAGACTCTTTCAAAGGCTGATGCCTCTCAGGGGACAGAGCACTGTGGTTAATTAATTAGGCTAAGCAGGCAGgaaccttctcttcctccctctggttCACACCTGAGGAGGCCCCTTGACCCCCAACATTACCTTGTCTGAGAAGACGAAGCCCAGGACCCCTGCAGCCAGCTGTAGCAGGAACACGatggtgaggcagagggagaactgtGGGGAGCAGGCAGGAAAAGGAGACAGCTGATTACCATGCTgagctccagcccctcccccagggtcctggggagtaCTGGATACTGGGGGGGCTATGGGGCACTTCTCCCAGATGCCCCATGCATGATAAGGCCTCTGCCTCCACCGTGCCGTCTTAAGGGTGGCCATCCTGTGCTGGGTCATCTGGGCTGAGCTCTATAGTGGGGAGCAGACAGTACAGGCCTttggagagggggacagagaaaaCTGAAGGGCTGTAGGAATGGCATCAGGAGCCTGGGAGGCATAGGGAGGAGGCCAGGGTCTTTATGGTGGGGCCCCTGATCACTCACCGTCTGTAGGAGGCAGATATTCTCACGAAGGGATCCAATGCAGCCGCAGAAGGTGAGCAGGAACATGAGAACGCCCACCACGATCAGCAGGATGGCAGGGTCCACTGCCAGGCAGGCCAAGGctgcttctgggggaggggttgtCTCTCAGTCTGAGCCTGGGGCTGGCTGAGAGTAATACCCAGGGACAAGGTAGGGGTGTCCCCCAAAACTGTTCTCCTCTGCTGGGGGAATCTCTAGTAGGGTTAGATGACGGTTATAGGGAGGCAGTACTCCCCTCCCAGGGGGGAGAATAAAAAGGACCTAGACGGGTTTGTGACATTTCATTTGAGCAACTAACAAAGTGAGAGCCTTTATTCCCAAGATTAAGAAAGGAGGAACCACTTCTGCTCCAGAAAAGAATTAGAATGGCATTAGGCTCCCAGTTTTGCAGATTCCGTTTCCCGGAGACTTCGTGCAGTAGAACAGGAATGGAGGTTGAGTTACTtcgggacagagggagggaggggctgaggcctCAGATTACTCCCGGTTCCCAGAGGCCTACCTCCTTTCCTTGCCACTTCCCAAGCCTACCATGCAGGCACATCCTGGAAGATTTCGTGGGAGCTCAGGAAATCCTGGTGAACCGGCATGGCTGGCCTGCTGCCTTGGAGTAGGGAGTTAAGATTGGGCTAGAAGGCAGCTTACATGGGAAAGCATATTAAAGGGCCAGGgctgaaggaggcagaggaggaagggg
Above is a genomic segment from Mustela nigripes isolate SB6536 chromosome 4, MUSNIG.SB6536, whole genome shotgun sequence containing:
- the TSPAN33 gene encoding tetraspanin-33 isoform X1, with the protein product MARRPGAPAGYGEEFTFVSPLVKYLLFFFNMLFWVISMVMVAVGVYARLMKHAEAALACLAVDPAILLIVVGVLMFLLTFCGCIGSLRENICLLQTFSLCLTIVFLLQLAAGVLGFVFSDKARGKVSEIINNAIVHYRDDLDLQNLIDFGQKKFSCCGGISYRDWSQNMYFNCSEDNPSRERCSVPYSCCLPTPNQAVINTMCGQGMQALDYLEASNVIYTNGCIDKLVNWIHSNLFLLGGVALGLAIPQLVGILLSQILVNQIKDQIKLQLYNQQHRADPWY
- the TSPAN33 gene encoding tetraspanin-33 isoform X2; translation: MARRPGAPAGYGEEFTFVSPLVKYLLFFFNMLFWVISMVMVAVGVYARLMKHAAALACLAVDPAILLIVVGVLMFLLTFCGCIGSLRENICLLQTFSLCLTIVFLLQLAAGVLGFVFSDKARGKVSEIINNAIVHYRDDLDLQNLIDFGQKKFSCCGGISYRDWSQNMYFNCSEDNPSRERCSVPYSCCLPTPNQAVINTMCGQGMQALDYLEASNVIYTNGCIDKLVNWIHSNLFLLGGVALGLAIPQLVGILLSQILVNQIKDQIKLQLYNQQHRADPWY